One genomic region from Amaranthus tricolor cultivar Red isolate AtriRed21 chromosome 12, ASM2621246v1, whole genome shotgun sequence encodes:
- the LOC130828668 gene encoding uncharacterized protein LOC130828668 gives MIPSQLAIVRRRKKRQIELLLLFMVVNNIVTIMYLVMCMMGVIVYEIERPRYSKSEKKHLRQKHLDSLIKDSDIVCKSELCVNRRTFYVLCEMVRDVGGLNGTRNMSLEEIVAMFFGESVSRNFHRCLLAVLKIHTHLLKKPTPITEDCEVDRWNNCLGALDDTHISVHVPSEDRARYQTRKGSIAMNVLGVCNPNLEFIYVQPGWERSAHDGRVLRDAITRPNGLKVPLGSYYLVDAGYTNCEGFLAPYRGHRYHLKEWGDRQPISAEEYFNMKHSKASNVIERCFGLLKGRWGILRTPFFFPICTHRRIVQACVLLHNLNRKHMPTNYTMYWDSDSEEGESDDEGLDDEVELITQIVTTDTWTTYRNNLAQNMFNNWRLRHSSQT, from the exons atgatTCCATCTCAATTAGCCATAGtaagaagaaggaagaaaagACAAATTGAATTACTACTACTTTTCATGGTTGTTAACAATATCGTCACAATCATGTACTTAGTGATGTGTATGATGGGTGTAATTGTTTATGAAATTGAACGACCACGTTATAGCAAAAGTGAGAAGAAACACCTTAGACAAAAGCACTTGGATTCACTAATCAAGGATAGTGATATAGTTTGCAAAAGTGAACTTTGTGTGAATAGAAGAACCTTTTATGTCCTTTGTGAGATGGTCAGAGATGTCGGTGGTTTAAATGGCACTCGAAATATGTCTTTGGAGGAAATTGTAGCTATGTTCTT TGGAGAAAGTGTTAGTAGAAACTTCCACCGATGTCTTCTTGCCGTCTTAAAAATACATACTCACTTGCTTAAAAAGCCGACACCTATAACAGAAGATTGTGAAGTGGATAGATGGAAT aattgtTTAGGAGCCTTAGATGACACTCATATTAGTGTTCATGTGCCAAGTGAGGATAGAGCAAGATATCAGACAAGGAAAGGTTCTATTGCTATGAATGTGTTAGGTGTATGTAACCCTAATTTGGAGTTCATATATGTTCAACCTGGTTGGGAAAGATCCGCTCATGATGGTCGTGTCCTTCGAGATGCTATTACTAGGCCTAATGGTTTAAAAGTGCCACTAG GTTCCTACTATTTGGTAGATGCAGGATACACGAATTGTGAAGGGTTTTTAGCACCATATAGAGGTCATCGATATCACCTTAAAGAGTGGGGGGACCGACAACCAATTAGTGCGGAAGAGTACTTCAACATGAAACATTCTAAGGCAAGTAATGTTATTGAGAGATGTTTTGGACTATTAAAAGGAAGGTGGGGTATTCTTAGGACCCCATTCTTCTTTCCAATATGTACTCATCGGCGTATAGTTCAAGCATGTGTACTATTACACAATCTTAATCGAAAACATATGCCAACAAATTACACAATGTATTGGGATTCTGATAGTGAAGAAggtgaaagtgatgatgagggcCTAGATGATGAAGTTGAATTGATTACTCAAATAGTTACTACGGATACTTGGACTACTTATCGAAATAACTTAGCACAAAATATGTTTAATAATTGGAGACTTAGGCATAGTAGCCAAACATAA
- the LOC130828669 gene encoding uncharacterized protein LOC130828669, which translates to MYEKYTFWELYGEELVESSDGDNVDESNDIDSGFTMLQDACGVGAMNFGSAEEALNNIEEYEKPNANAKKFFKLLEEYQEPLTMHGTTMSKLSYIVKLLHLKVLNNWSYKSFDSLLQLERQGYGAYLPTSYYEAKKLIKDLGLDYYKIDACENDCILYWKEHEKLIECPTCGLSRWKQEKEGSSKGVKVSRKVLRYFPLKPRLQRIIDDDALSREEEDDIFLEDDNASAVDDTMRHPSDSFAWKSFDEEYSEFAKEVQNVRLGLACDGFQPFNNSQHSIWPVVLIPYNYPPWLCMKRYSFMLSLLVPGPTSLRINMDVYLQPLIEELKELWEVGVETYDAYSKTNFILRASLLWTINDFPAYADLSGWSTKGYYACPCCHKETKRTSLMHKGGYLGHRRWLPMNHKWRNDANSFDGKIEKGVAPVPLSGDDVLQHYSQFSQAKYGKIVGNKRKRDASNSLFWWKKKSIFFTLLEEIMNSS; encoded by the exons ATGTATGAGAAGTACACTTTTTGGGAACTTTACGGGGAAGAATTAGTTGAATCAAGTGATGGGGATAATGTTGATGAGTCGAATGACATTGATAGTGGTTTCACAATGTTGCAAGATGCATGTGGAGTTGGTGCTATGAATTTTGGGAGTGCTGAAGAGGCTTTAAATAATATTGAGGAGTATGAGAAACCTAATGCAAATGCaaaaaagtttttcaaacttttagAGGAGTACCAAGAACCATTAACAATGCATGGCACAACAATGTCTAAGTTGTCatatattgttaaattattacatttaaAGGTTTTGAATAATTGGTCTTATAAGTCTTTTGATAGTTTACTCCAATTAGAACGTCAAGGCTATGGCGCTTACCTTCCAACTTCTTATTACGAGGCTAAGAAACTCATTAAAGACTTGGGCCTTGATTATTATAAGATTGATGCTTGTGAAAATGATTGTATTCTTTATTGGAAAGAGCATGAAAAATTGATTGAGTGTCCCACTTGTGGTTTATCAAGGTGGAAACAAGAAAAGGAAGGCTCTTCTAAGGGGGTAAAGGTTTCTAGAAAAGTGCTAAGATATTTTCCATTGAAGCCTAGGCTACAAAG GATTATAGATGATGATGCCCTTTCTAGGGAAGAGGAGGATGATATCTTTTTGGAGGATGACAATGCGAGTGCGGTGGATGATACAATGAGACATCCATCTGACTCCTTTGCATGGAAATCATTTGATGAAGAGTATAGTGAATTTGCTAAAGAGGTGCAAAATGTTAGACTTGGACTAGCTTGTGATGGCTTTCAGCCTTTTAATAATTCACAACATAGCATATGGCCAGTGGTTCTTATCCCTTATAATTATCCTCCTTGGTTATGCATGAAACGTTATTCATTTATGCTATCTTTACTAGTACCAGGTCCAACAAGTCTTAGAATTAATATGGACGTCTACCTCCAACCACTTATTGAGGAGTTAAAGGAGCTTTGGGAGGTTGGTGTTGAAACCTATGATGCTTACTCTAAAACAAATTTCATCTTGCGTGCATCACTACTGTGGACTATCAATGACTTTCCTGCGTATGCAGATTTGTCTGGATGGTCTACTAAAGGTTATTACGCTTGTCCATGTTGTCATAAGGAAACTAAACGGACTTCGTTGATGCATAAGGGTGGTTATTTAGGGCATCGACGTTGGCTTCCAATGAATCATAAGTGGAGAAATGATGCCAATTCTTTTGACggtaaaattgaaaaaggtGTTGCACCAGTTCCATTGAGTGGGGATGATGTATTACAACATTATAGCCAATTCTCACAAGCAAAATATGGGAAGATTGTAGggaacaaaagaaaaagggatGCTTCTAATAGCTTGTTTTGGTGGAAAAAGAAAAGCATTTTCTTTACCTTATTAGAGGAAATTATGAATTCATCATAA
- the LOC130828915 gene encoding triphosphate tunnel metalloenzyme 3, giving the protein MEVEVKLRLPNSESHQALSSVLSKFLVKTHFQHNIFFDGANSELSAKRAVLRLRFYGEDPQTAERCVLSLKAKAVLVNGVSRVEEDEEEFDPFLGREIWANPNLIGSTKSRLLNRVRQEFKVEEEIGYVCLGGFKNVRGVYDWKGLKLEVDETLFEFGTLYEIECESGEPEKAKEIIEEALKENGIPYSCSKMSKFAIFRSRELPL; this is encoded by the coding sequence ATGGAAGTTGAGGTGAAATTAAGGTTACCAAACTCCGAAAGTCACCAGGCTCTCTCATCTGTTCTTTCAAAGTTTCTTGTTAAAACGCATTTTCAGCACAATATTTTCTTTGATGGTGCAAATTCTGAGCTTTCAGCTAAGCGTGCTGTTCTTCGTCTGCGTTTCTACGGTGAGGATCCTCAAACAGCTGAACGATGCGTTTTGAGTCTCAAGGCAAAAGCTGTGCTTGTTAATGGAGTTAGTAGGGTTGAGGAAGATGAGGAAGAGTTTGACCCGTTTTTGGGCCGAGAAATTTGGGCCAACCCTAATCTTATTGGGTCAACAAAGTCCAGGCTTTTAAATAGGGTGAGACAGGAGTTtaaggttgaagaagaaattgGGTATGTTTGTTTAGGTGGTTTTAAGAATGTAAGAGGGGTTTATGATTGGAAGGGTTTGAAATTGGAGGTGGATGAGACACTTTTTGAATTTGGTACTTTGTATGAGATTGAATGTGAGAGTGGTGAGCCTGAGAAAGCCAAGGAGATCATTGAAGAAGCCTTGAAGGAAAATGGGATCCCTTATTCTTGTTCAAAAATGTCAAAGTTTGCGATTTTTCGATCAAGGGAACTTCCATTGTGA